The DNA segment TCCTTGACCAGTTCCTGCAGCGCCTGATCGTCGAGCGGTTCGGGAAGGTATTGTCGTAGGATCTGAATTTCCTGCTGAACCTGTTCACTCAAGTCCTGGCGTCCGGCTTTCTCAAATTCCTGCAAGGATTCCTGCCGCTGCTTCAGTTCACGGCTCAGCACATCGATGATCTCGTCCTCATTCAATGGCCGGCGTTTTTCAATTTCGGCATTTTTGATCGCCGCCCGAACCATGCGAATGACAGAAAGCCGCAGTTTATCCTTTTCTTTCATCGCTTGCTTGAGATCCTCAGACAATCGTTCAGCTAACACCATCCGTCCCCCTAGTACTTTCGTTTACGTGCCGCTTCAGACTTCTTTTTGCGCCTGACACTGGGCTTTTCGTAGTGCTTCCGCTTTTTGATCTCGGCCAGCAAACCATCCCGGGCGACGGTTTTTTTAAACCGGCGAAGCGCACTGTCGATGGATTCGTTCTTGCGAACCTTGATCTCGGACACCAGCATTTCCCTCCCTCCGCTCCAACCGCGTGACCTGCCGCGACCACCTGTCGAGGGTATCCGATCCAGTCACACATGCGGTAAGAGAAAGTCCCAAATCATAGTAATTATAGTACAC comes from the Bacillus thermozeamaize genome and includes:
- a CDS encoding aspartyl-tRNA amidotransferase; its protein translation is MVLAERLSEDLKQAMKEKDKLRLSVIRMVRAAIKNAEIEKRRPLNEDEIIDVLSRELKQRQESLQEFEKAGRQDLSEQVQQEIQILRQYLPEPLDDQALQELVKEAIQAVGAISKRDLGKVMSYLMPKVKGRADGKKVNQMVQQQLNQE
- a CDS encoding 30S ribosomal protein S21 → MSEIKVRKNESIDSALRRFKKTVARDGLLAEIKKRKHYEKPSVRRKKKSEAARKRKY